attttcttggGCGCAGATTTGGCTGGGTTTCTTGAGAGActgattttacttttttattttttatatatcggCCACATCAGCCGATTACTCCAAAGGTACCCAACCTCCGGGTACCTGTAGCAGTTTTGGTAATGCATCTCGTCCTTCAACTGTTGGTAGGTAAATCGCCAATCAATGTTCGCTGAGTTTTGAAATTCTGGATCTGTTAACTAAAATCAAGACGTTGTATTTTATTACAAGGGAATTGGGCACCGGATCCATAACAAAATGATACATTTGAATTTCTTCGAACCcagaattaaaaaaaaccaaactctTCGTTACAAAACGCAGTCTTTATAGCCTATCTTGCTTCATTAGGCCAGTGGTCTGTCTCTGCAGAAAGTTTACCAGATTGATCAGGAAATGTTTTTCTTATGATCTTTTCCTGACATCTTCAGGAATATAACCGAATTGAAGGGGCTGCCACtcgcaaaggaaaacccaattTCTCCATCAAGAGCGAAAAATTATAATGGGACGCAAACTGAGTGAAATGGATAAAGAATTTCGACAATTGTGTTTTGGGCTCAAGTTGTAGGGAGATACAAGTGACAATAAAGGGAAGCAAAGAGAATACAAGCTCTCATGAAACAAGAAATCATTTCTTGGAGGACAAATGATTACATCTTCATAGAATAATATACTAAAATCTGATTGTGCTGGGACCCCAGCAGCTCAAGTCCATGACTTTTCTCACTGACTCCTCCTTAGAACGCTTCATCTGATTAGAAATAGCAGAAGAAGTCTGAGCAGAGAGTTTCTTGGCCTGATAGTAGGATCTGATGTTGTTCTTGGCATGCTGCTGCATTGACCTTATGACAAAGTTCCACCTGCAAACTCCTTGATCTTTCAGGGTCTCCACAGCTGCTATGCTTGCTGCCACTACCCAAGCTCTGCAAGCTGAACTCATTTTTGTTTGATCTTTTGAATTTTGGGTTGAGAGTGTTTTTCGCTTCTTTGTATTCGTGAAAAAGAGAGAtctgagtttttttattttgatggaaGTGTAGCAGTATGGTGGTCTTTCTTATATAGGCAGGTCAGGTTAAAATCTTCGAAACCGTAAACTTGGCAGGCAATGGAGTAGAAAACCACAGGCAGTCGCTCCAATTGTATTTGGAAAGTGGCCCTGGTATTTGTTGCCAAAACCGCGTGACTGGCTT
This Carya illinoinensis cultivar Pawnee chromosome 11, C.illinoinensisPawnee_v1, whole genome shotgun sequence DNA region includes the following protein-coding sequences:
- the LOC122281216 gene encoding uncharacterized protein LOC122281216; translated protein: MSSACRAWVVAASIAAVETLKDQGVCRWNFVIRSMQQHAKNNIRSYYQAKKLSAQTSSAISNQMKRSKEESVRKVMDLSCWGPSTIRF